The sequence GCGACCAGGCTCGATGCCGAATAGTTCATCGAACTCGCAGGCGAATTCGCTGAATCGAATCGCGTCGTCGTCGAAAACCGCGATATTGCCCGAGGTTTGGTAGGCGACATGGACTTCGTGTCCTTGGTCGACCAGGCGAATGAGTGTGCCGCCCATCGAGATCACGTCATCGTCGGGATGCGGTGAAAAGATCAGCACCCGCTTAGGAAAAATATCATCGTGCGGCTGCGGGCGGTCGCCGGGCTGTTTCGCATGCACCGGTTTGCCACCAGGCCAGCCGGTAATCGTCGATTGCAGTTGGCGGAAGACGTTCAGGTTGATGTCGTATGCGGGGCCGTGTTCGGCGACGAGATCTTGAAGGCCTTCTTCGTTGTAGTCTTCGTCGGTCAGTTTTAGCAGCGGCTTTTTCACGTGCAATGCGAGCGAAATCGCGGCCTTGCGAATGGCCGACTCGGTCCATTCGACTTGGCCGACGCGCCATGGCGTTTTACTTCGCGTGAGTTCAGCGGCGGCGGCTTCGTCGAGAAAGAATTCGGCGGCCTGGTGTTCCTGCAGGAACGTGGCGGGAATGGACGGCGAGATTGGACCTTCGACGGTCTTGGCGATTACACCGGCCTTGTGCTCGCCGAAGGCAAGCAAGATTAGATGAGAGGCGTCGAGGATCGTGCCGACACCCATCGTGATGGCGCGGCGGGGAACAAAATCTTCTCCAAAGAAATCGCTCGACGCATCGCCACGGGTGACTTTGTCGAGGGAGATCAGGCGCGTACGGCTGCCACGGCCACTGCCAGGCTCGTTGAAGCCCACGTGCCCGGTGCGGCCGATGCCGAGGAGTTGAATGTCGATGCCGCCGACGGATGCGATTTTTTCTTCGTAGCGGCGGCAAAAGTCGTTTACCCGATCGGCTGGCAACGTGCCGTCGGGAATGTGGATATTCGCAGGGTCGATGTCGATCGCATCGAACAGATGCTCTTTCATGAACCGCACATAGCTTTGTAGTTCGTGCGGCTGCATCGGGTAATACTCGTCGAGATTGAAGGTGACGACATTGTGGAACGACAAGCCTTCTTCACGGTGCAATCGCACTAGCTCCGCATAAACCGCAATCGGCGTGCTACCTGTAGCCAGACCAAGGACCGCGCTGCGGCCATCCTCTTGGCGGCGACGAATCAGATCGGCAATTCGCTGGGCGGCGGCTTTGCTGGCCTCGCGCGGATGCGAAAAAACACAACACGGGATGTGTTCGATTTCGGAAAGGACAGTCGAAGTGGAGGGGCGGAGCATTGAGCAGTGCCGTAGGTGGCGGAATGTTGATCGGGTTTGGCGCCATTCAGCCTATATTCGCCGCGAGTGCCGGTAAATGGGGATTGATATGTGTTTGATGAGCGTGTGGTAGTCTATTTCGGAACGCTGTTTCGTGGGGATCATTCACTGGCGGATCGCATCGAACACGACGGCGATTTGCTTGTCAAAATTTTCCTCTCGATTCTCGCCAGAATCTTTGAGTAAATCCTGGCTCGAGCAAGCGACCTACGATTCCGTTCCAACCGGTTGAGCGTATTCTTGTCGATGCGATCCTACTCAGTCGGATCTTTCAGACTCACCCCTACGATTAAAACTGGGTCAACGGATCCAGATTTCCAGTTTAGCGACGGTCGTCTGGGCTTGCCATTAGTCGTTGTGACAGCTTAACTTGGAGCGAATATTGTGGTCTCGGTCTGCCATTTTTTCGCTTCGTTCTCGGTCAGACTCCCATGTCCCGCATCAATCAGCCTCCGCTGTGGGCTAAGTCTATTCAAACCGGAGCGTTAACCGCTCGACGTTGTACGGGGCGACCAACGAAGGGCTTTGATCGCATTTGGCAATTCCGAACGTTACTTCAATCTACACAACACTTTAGGCTTGGTAGCAGCGAGTTTTGGCGAGCGGCCGAAATTGCTCGAGTCGAAGCCGTGCTTTTTTTGGCGAAAGAGACTCTTTCTAGCCGAAAAATAGCTCAATTGGCCAGCTTGGCAGACGGTACGCAAGCGCGTACATTGATCCGCCGACTAAACCAGTTTTACGACGAATCTGGCGCTGCATTCCGGGCAGAGGAGGTTGCCGGCGGTTTCCAATTGGTGACCCGGCCGAAATTTGGCCCGTGGCTGCGAAGGATGTTGCAAAACTCGGCCGAACCGCGACTGTCTGGGCCGGCGCTGGAAACACTGACGGTGGTGGCATATCGTCAACCGATTTTGCGGGCGGAAGTCGAAGCCGTCCGTGGAGTGCAATGTGGCGAAATGCTGCGACAACTGTTGGAGCGAGATTTGATCCGCATTACCGGCCGGGCGGACGACCTCGGCCGGCCTTTGATGTATGGTACTACAAGGCATTTTTTAGAGTTGTTCGGCCTAAAAAGTCTTGACGAACTGCCCCGCGCGACAGAATTACGTGGAGGCGGGTTGCCAAGTCGCGAGTCGGACGCTAATAACAACGCTACTAGTGAAAACAATTCCGGTGTGGGCCGGGTTGAAGGAAACCTATTGAACGATCGCCTTTCGGAGGAAGAATCAGTGACAACACGCATTCGCCCCAGCACTACGCACGACGAAGATATTGTCGAGGGTACGGCGACGGCGCTCTTGGAAGCCTCTCGCCGCGCGTCAAGCATCAAAGCAGCGAAAGCTGCCGACGACGAGGATTTGGACGAGGAAGATGAGGACTGGGACGATGACGATGACGATGACGACGACGAAGACGATGAGGACGAGGAGGACGATGATTTCGTCGAGGAGGAATGGGAGGAAGTAGACGACGACGATGATGAGGAGGAGGATGACGACGACGAGGACGACGACGATTGGGAGGACGACGAGGACGACGATTGGGACGACGACGAAGAGGAAGACGACTTCGACGAAGAAGGGTAGCCGCGCGGTTCGCCCGTGACTGTTCCCAACGCCGAGCGCTTTGAATTTCCGCGCCCAGAATGGCGAGAGGATTCGCCTCTTGTAAGCGTTTTGTCCGCTGGGCTATCCGGTGAGCGGCAGGCGCAAGCCATCATAGGCTAGCGTCATTTCCGGCGGCAGCGACGCATTTGTCGCCTCATGTTCGATTTCGTGCCCCATGTGCGTGAAAAGCGTGCGCTTGGGTTGCAACTTCTTTGCGACTTCGATTGCTTCTTGCAGGCTGTAGTGAGACGCGTGCGGACGCGGGCGCAGGGCGTCGAGAATCAGTACATCAAGCCCTTGCAGTAATTGCCAGCTTTCGGGCGGGATGCCGTTCGTGTCGGTGCAGTATGCGATGTTGCCAAAGCGAAAGCCCGTAACGCGAAACTTGCCGTGTGCCAAGCGAAACGGAACGAATTTTTGCCGCAGCAGCGTGAACGGCTCGAGCGCGATTCGTTGAATATCGAGTTGAGGAACGCCGCCGGCATAGTGCTGATTCTCACTGACAAATGCATAATCAAACGATTTGCGAATACGATCTTCGACGAAGTCTTCGCAATAAATCGGCAGAGGGTGGCCAAGGTAGTAAGGGAACAGCCGCACATCGTCCAATCCAAAGACGTGGTCGGCGTGGTCGTGCGTATAGAGGACTGCGTGAATGAGGCCGATTTGCTCGCGCAGGAGCTGAGTGCGCAAGTCTGGGGTCGTGTCGATCAGCAAGTTTCCTTCCGGCAGGCCAAGCGCCAACGAGCAGCGGAGCCGATGGTTCTTCGGATTGGTGCTCGTGCATGTCGCACAGCCACAACCCACGCAGGGCACGCCCACCGACGTTCCGGTGCCGAGAAACACGAGTTGGCCGCGGAGGTCGGTGGTGAGGGATGGCTGTGGCATCGAGTCGTAGGTGTGGCGTCGGGGTGCCAAATTGCGGCACAAGGCAGGGTTTGGCCTTTGGCGGAAAAAGAAAACGGATGTTATCGCGGAGTCTTGGTTCGCAATTTGCTGCAAGCGTAATAGGAAGGAGCCTTTTTTGCCTATCTTGGCGGGCCTCGACCGGTCGAACCGTTCTTGACCCACTACTATTATCGCAATAAACTTCGTTGTTGGTACAAGTTACGACGATTTGCAGGCATTCCGCTTCGGCAGCTTCGCGCCTGCACTAGATGCTTTCTGGCGGCTGCATTCGAACCGGTTATTGGCAGCCATACGATCTATCCCCGCGAGTGCTTTTGCGATGGAATTTTTGGAACAACTGTGGGAAATCATCTCGAACCTGTTTAGCGCGATTGGGCGTGGTTTCGAGCGCGCGCTGACATCGTTTTTTGGTTCATCGAACGCGCGATTTATTAAGAAGTTACAGCCGAGAATCGATGCCATCAACGCCCTGGAGACCAAATACCAGGCGATGAGCGATTCGGAGTTGATGCAGCAAACGGCGATTTTCCGGCAGCGTCTGGCCGAGGGGGCAACACTCGACGACCTCTTGAATGAGGCCTTCGCGGTCTGTCGCGAGGCGGGGCGACGGTTCCTGGGCATGCGGCACTACGATGTGCAACTCATCGGCGGCATGGTGCTGCACAGCGGCAGCATCGCCGAAATGATCACGGGCGAGGGCAAGACGCTGGTTGCCACCTTGCCGGCGTATCTCAATGCACTCGAAGGCAAAGGCGTTCACGTTGTCACGGTCAACGATTACCTGGCCCGTCGCGACATGGAATGGATGGCCCCAATTTACATGAACTTGGGGCTGACCGTCGGCGCGATTCAATCGGGCATGGATTCCGCCGAGCGGCAAGCGGCTTATGCCTGCGACATCACGTATGGCACGAACAACGAATTTGGCTTCGATTACCTCCGCGACAACATGCGGCCTGCCGCGCGCGACGATCGGCATTTCCCCAAACACATGCAGCAGGCGCAAGGAACGCTGAATTTTGCGATCATCGACGAAGTTGACAACATCCTGTTGGACGAATCCCGAACGCCGTTGATCATCTCCGGCCCTGCGCACGACGACGTAACGAAATACGGCAAAGCCGACAAAGTTGCCCGGCAGCTCATCAAGGATGCGCACTTTGAAGTCAAGGAAAAGGAGCACACCGTCGCACTGACCGACGATGGCGTACGGGCGGCGGAAAAACTGGCCGGCGTCGAGAGTTTTTACACCGCCGGGCATATGGAGTGGCCGCATTTAATCGACAATGCGCTGAAGGCCCATCACCTTTACAAGCGCGACGTCAACTACGTCGTTGAAAACGGCGAGATCATCATCGTGGATGAATTCACCGGCCGCAAAATGCCGGGTCGCCAATGGAGCGATGGATTGCATCAGGCGGTCGAAGCCAAAGAAGGCGTTCAAGTCAAGGAAGAAACGCAAACGCTAGCCACGATCACGCTGCAAAATTTCTTCAAGCTCTACAAGAAGATCTGCGGCATGACCGGCACGGCCATGACCGAAGCGAACGAATTCTGGAAGATCTACAAATTGGATGTGATCGCCATTCCGTCCAACCGGCAGATGCAGCGGATCAATTCGCCGGATGTCATTTATTTGACCGAGAAGGAAAAGTATCACGCGGTGGCCGACGAGATCGAGCGGATTCACAAATGGGACACCGTCGACTTGGGCAGCGAATGGCGCATCGGCCAGATTTTGAGCGAAAACGACCAGGAGCTCGAACTCGACGATAAAGAATCGCGACAGCGGGAGAAAATTCCGCGGTCAAAGATTAAATCCATCCAGAAGCACGCCCGCCCGATTTTGGTCGGCACCGTGTCGATCGAAAAAAGCGAGCGGCTGTCCGCCTTGCTCGAACGCCGCG comes from Pirellulales bacterium and encodes:
- the nagB gene encoding glucosamine-6-phosphate deaminase translates to MLRPSTSTVLSEIEHIPCCVFSHPREASKAAAQRIADLIRRRQEDGRSAVLGLATGSTPIAVYAELVRLHREEGLSFHNVVTFNLDEYYPMQPHELQSYVRFMKEHLFDAIDIDPANIHIPDGTLPADRVNDFCRRYEEKIASVGGIDIQLLGIGRTGHVGFNEPGSGRGSRTRLISLDKVTRGDASSDFFGEDFVPRRAITMGVGTILDASHLILLAFGEHKAGVIAKTVEGPISPSIPATFLQEHQAAEFFLDEAAAAELTRSKTPWRVGQVEWTESAIRKAAISLALHVKKPLLKLTDEDYNEEGLQDLVAEHGPAYDINLNVFRQLQSTITGWPGGKPVHAKQPGDRPQPHDDIFPKRVLIFSPHPDDDVISMGGTLIRLVDQGHEVHVAYQTSGNIAVFDDDAIRFSEFACEFDELFGIEPGRTRSILHGILETLRNKQPGQVDTDEVQKIKGLIRRGEARAAGRGCGVSPQRLHFLDMPFYETGRVKKKPLGDADVKLTIDLLQQIQPNQIYVAGDLSDPHGTHRVCLSAVLMACDRVRYEAWFNRCEVWLYRGAWQEWDPHEIEMAVPLSPDETRRKRNAIFKHQSQKDRALFPGVDLREFWQRAEARNAETAKLYDKLGLAEYEAIEGFVRWKGDLKLA
- the scpB gene encoding SMC-Scp complex subunit ScpB, coding for MARVEAVLFLAKETLSSRKIAQLASLADGTQARTLIRRLNQFYDESGAAFRAEEVAGGFQLVTRPKFGPWLRRMLQNSAEPRLSGPALETLTVVAYRQPILRAEVEAVRGVQCGEMLRQLLERDLIRITGRADDLGRPLMYGTTRHFLELFGLKSLDELPRATELRGGGLPSRESDANNNATSENNSGVGRVEGNLLNDRLSEEESVTTRIRPSTTHDEDIVEGTATALLEASRRASSIKAAKAADDEDLDEEDEDWDDDDDDDDDEDDEDEEDDDFVEEEWEEVDDDDDEEEDDDDEDDDDWEDDEDDDWDDDEEEDDFDEEG
- a CDS encoding MBL fold metallo-hydrolase, coding for MPQPSLTTDLRGQLVFLGTGTSVGVPCVGCGCATCTSTNPKNHRLRCSLALGLPEGNLLIDTTPDLRTQLLREQIGLIHAVLYTHDHADHVFGLDDVRLFPYYLGHPLPIYCEDFVEDRIRKSFDYAFVSENQHYAGGVPQLDIQRIALEPFTLLRQKFVPFRLAHGKFRVTGFRFGNIAYCTDTNGIPPESWQLLQGLDVLILDALRPRPHASHYSLQEAIEVAKKLQPKRTLFTHMGHEIEHEATNASLPPEMTLAYDGLRLPLTG